The following DNA comes from Nocardioides panzhihuensis.
CGAGGCCGAGGGAGCTGTACGAAGATGACCGCTGCTGACGAGCCCGTCGAGGACGACCGCATCGACGCCACCCGGATCGAGGCGCTGGTGCGCCTCGAGTCCGAGCTCGGCATGTTCCTGCGCCGCGGGAAGCGGGCGATGAGTGCCCGTGGGCGGATGCTTCACCCCGATCTGCCGCCGGGCGGCTACATGCTGCTGACCTGGTTGGCCGAGCACGGCCCGGTGCGCGCCTCTGCGCTCGTCGACGGCCTCGGCATCGACAAGGGCGCGGTCAGCCGGATGGTGCAGACGATCATCGACCTCGGCCTGCTCGAGCGCCACCCTGATCCGGAGGACGGCCGGGCCAGCCTGGTCTCGGTGACCGCCAAGGCGCGCGAGGGGCTCGACCGGGTGGCGCGGGAGCGCCGCGTACGTTTCAACGACCGGTTGGCCGACTGGAGTCCCGACGAGATCGATCAGCTCAGCGGTATGCTGTCTCGATACAACGAAGCCCTAGAACGCCAGGGCTCCTAAGGGGGCTCGACCAGGGTCTCTGCTGCAGGTCGACGTCGTTCGGGACACACCCTGCTAGGTTCGGTTTTTCTGACTGATTCAAGGATGTAGGATTAGCCTGTGAGCGAGCGTCAGCGAGTGAACCACCCAGACAACATGCGGCCATGTCCGTATCATGGCGCTTGCGCTACGGAGGTGGCCGCATGAGCGATCTCATCGACACCACCGAGATGTACCTTCGCACCATCTATGAGCTGGTCGAAGAGGGGATCGTTCCGCTGCGCGCCCGCATCGCCGAGCGACTGCACCAGTCCGGCCCCACGGTCTCTCAGACCGTCGCCCGGATGGAGCGGGACGGCCTGCTGACCGTCGAGGGTGACCGCCACCTGCAGCTCACCGACGAGGGTCTTCGCCTGGCCACGCGGGTGATGCGCAAGCACCGGCTCGCCGAGCGGCTGCTCACCGACGTCATCGGCCTCGACTGGGAGCTCGTCCACGAGGAGGCATGCCGCTGGGAGCACGTCATGTCGGAGACCGTCGAGAGGCGACTGCTCGACCTGCTCGGTGACCCGACCGAGTCGCCCTACGGCAACCCGATCCCCGGTCTCGACGAGCTCGGCGGCAAGCCCGCCGGCGAAGACTTCATGGCCGGCGTCCAGTCACTCACCGCCGCGGCCGGCACAGATCGCGCCACCGTCCTGGTGCGACGCATTTCCGAGGAGATGCAGAAGGACGAGTCGCTGATGAGCGCCCTCCGCCGGGTCGGTGCGACCCCGGACCAGACCGTGGCGATCAAGGCGACCCCGGACGGGGTCCTGCTCGGCTCCGGCGGTGAGACCGCGGAGATCATCCCCGAGGCTGCGGACCACATCTTCGTCAAGGCCCTCTGACCCTTCTGCTTCCACAACGCTGGGTGAAATTCTCTTGACGTCGGCAGAATTCGGCACGTGACTCTGGACCGATTAGGTCCTAGATGCTTATGTTTGACGTGCAGGGCCTGCTGTTGGCCAGCCCATCGATATGGGCAACAGCGGTTGTCATGTCGAGACTTGCGGGGGTCTCCGGAGGGGAGAGCTCTATGGAGGTCGTTCATCTGCCCGCTCGCGGTCGCGAGCTGGATGAGACGTTCCGCCCAGTCGCCGTCCACCACACCGACACCGGCCTGACCCGTCATCTCGAACGGGGCGAGGAGATCGTGCTCACCGATCTCGGCGGTGACTTCCACAGCGCCAAGGTCCTGTTGATCGACGAGGGCCCGGTCTACCACTTCTTCATCGGAGCCAGACTGTCCGTCGACGAGGCAGTCGGCCGGATGGGCGCTCTGCCGATCCAGTCACGGCCGATCCGGTCACGCTCCGCCTGAGCCGCCGGATCTGCGCTGTGCCAAGGTGGTGAGGAACTCGCTGGTTCCGACCTCCAGCTTGTACGCCGCCTCCCGGTCGCCCCTGGTGACGCCACGGTTGACGATGACGACCGGGATCGCGGCCTTCGCCGCCCGGCGCACGAAGCGATAGCCACTCATCACCGCCAGGCTCGAGCCCGCGACGAGCAGCACGCCCCTTCCCTCGAGCGCGTCGACCGCCCCCATGCACCTGGCGACTCGGTCCTTGGGGACGTTCTCCCCGAAGAAGACGACGTCGGGTTTGAGGATGCCGCCGCAGATGTCGCAGTCGGGCACGACGAAGTCCTGGGTCTCCTCGAGCGCGACGTCGCCGTCCGGCCGGGACTCCACGTCCGCGTGCGCCTCTGCCCAACCCGCGTTGAGCACCTCCATCCGCTCCTGGAGGTCGCGGCGCGGACTCACCGTGCGGCAGGACAGGCAGATGACGTCAGCCACCCGGCCGTGCAACATCACGATCCGGCCGCTCCTGGCCAGCTCGGGTGAGGCCTGCTCGTGCAGTCCGTCGACGTTCTGGGTGATCAGCAGCTCGGGATCGATCCGGGTCAGAGCCTGGTGCCCGGCATTCGGCACCGCGCTGCCCATCCGCCGCCAACCGAGATGGCTGCGCGCCCAGTAGCGCTGCCGCTCCTGCGGTCCCGAGATGAACTGCTGGTAGGTCATCGGCTGCCGCGCCGGACTGCCCGGGCTGCGATAGTCGGGGATGCCCGAGTCCGTCGAGACTCCCGCCCCGGTCAGCACCACGAGCGGGCGGTCCTGGAGAAGGGCCAGTGCGGCAGCGTACGAATCGGTGGTGCTCGCCGAAGCGAGCGTCACGAGGCGTACCTGCCCTCGGCGCGGGCCTTGCGCTTCGCGGCCTCGACCTCACGGTCCTTCTTGGGGGCGTTGGTGACCAGGTCGTCGAGGAGATGCCGGGTGATGTGGGCGATCTCGGTGACGGCGCGGTCGAAGGCCTCCTGGTTGGCGGCAGAAGGCTTGGTCGTGCCGCTCACCTTGCGTACGAACTGCAGGGCGGCAGCGGCGACCTCGTCGTTGGTGGCGGGCGGCTCGAAGTTGTGGAGCGGGCGGATGTTGCGGCACATGCCATCCACGGTACCTGGATCGCGGCGACGATCAGCGGGTTCGACCGGAGGCGCGGGAAGGGGACGGGCCGCGAGGATGCGGGGGCATCGGCCCGCCGCTCGGTCCCGCGCCCTTGGGCTGCCTCGCATCATCGGCGGGCGGCGCCGGCCGCGGCACGACGCCGTCTTCGAGCAGCTGGCTCGCCATCAGTGCGGCCTGGGTGCGGTGGCTGACGCCGAGCTTGGCGAGGAGCCCGGTGATGTGGTTCTTCACGGTCTTCTCCGCCAGCACCAGGCGATCGGCGATCTGCCGGTTGGAGATGCCCTCGGCGAGCAACACCAGGATCCGCCGCTGTTGCGGGGTCAGCTCGGCGACCACCTCGTGCATCCGGCGGCGCTCCTCGACGTTGTGCACCACCTTGGCTGCCGCCTCGGGGTCGAAGAGGGTGTGGCCGCTGGCCACCAGACGTATGCCGGAGACCAGGCTCGACGCCTCGATCTGCTTGAGCACATAACCGGCCGCGCCCGCCATGATCGCCTGGCTCATCACCTCGTCGTCGCCGTCGGTGGCCAGGATCAGGCAGCGGATGTCGCTCTTCATCGCCAGCGCCTCGCGGCACAGCGCCACGCCGGAGGAGTCGGGCAGGTAGGAGTCGAGGATGAGTACGTCAGGGCGGAGCGTCGCGATCAGTGGCCGCGCCTCCGCGGCGGTGCGAGCCTCGCCGACGACCTCGATGCCGGACTCGGGTCGCAGCACCGTACGCACGCCGACACGCACGACGTCGTGACCGTCGGCCAGCAGAACGCTGATCACCGCGTCACCCACAGGCTCGTCTCGCTCATCTCGTGGTCGGGGATGGTGTCTGGCCGTTCATTTCAATGTTTCATCCACAAAAGAAACCGCCTAAGCGTATCCCTCTTGATGCAACATTTGATCACTCCAAGACCCGTGCCGTCTCGGATTTCGTTGCTTCTGGAAAGGTAGCGGTTATGACGAACCCTCGCGATCTCGACATCGTCCTGTTCGGCGCGACCGGATTCACGGGAGGGCTGGTGGCCGAATATCTCGCTGAGCACGCGCCCCAGGGGCTGCGGTGGGCGCTCGCCGGCCGCTCCCTGTCGCGGCTCGAGGCCGTGCGGGACGCGCTGGGCTCCGCCGACGTCGAGCTCATCCAGGCTGACGTGAACGACTCCTCCTCGTTGGTCGCGCTGGCGGCTCGTGCGAGGGTCGTGATCACCACGGTCGGGCCTTACCTGGAGTTCGGCGAGCCCCTGGTCAAGGCGTGTGCGGAGGCCGGCACCGACTACGTCGACCTGACCGGAGAGCCGGAGTTCGTCGACAAGATGTTCGTGAACTACGACGCCGTCGCCCGCGCCAACGGCGCCCGGATCGTGCACGCCTGCGGGTTCGACTCGATCCCGCACGACCTCGGCGCCTTCTACACCGTGCGCGAGCTGGCCGCTGGCGGCGAGATCACCGAACCGCTGACGATGAAGGGCGTCGTACGCTCCAACGCCACCTTCTCCGGCGGCACCTTCCACTCGGCGCTGGGGCAGATGTCGCGGCCGCGGCAGATGGCAGCGGCGTCGCGCGAGCGTCGGGCGCTCGAGGAGCGGCCGGTGGGGCGCAGGTCGCGACCGGCGAAGCCTACGGCCGGCCGTGATCGCGAGCTGGGCTACTGGCTGCTGCCGCTGCCGACCCTCGACCCGTTCATCGTCGCTCGGTCCGGCCAGGCGCTGGAGGCGTACGGCCCCTCGTTCACCTACTCGCACTTCGCCGGCACCAAGACGTTGAGGTTCGCCGTCGGCGGCGCCGTCGGTGTCGGTGGCCTCGCGCTCGCGATGCAGGTGCCGCCGTTGCGGGCCAAGCTCGGCGAGCGGGTCAAGCAGGGCACCGGACCCTCCGAGGGTCGCCGTGAGAAGTCGTGGTTCACCGTCGACTTCGTCGCCGAGTGCGGCGACCGGAAGATCCACACCAAGGTCTCCGGCGGTGACCCGGGCTACACGGAGACCGCGAAGATGCTCGCCGAGTCGGCGCTGTGCCTCGCCTTCGACACGCTCCCCGAGACCTCCGGATCGGTCACCACGGCGGTAGCGATGGGGGATGCGCTGCTGGCACGTCTGCAGGCCGCTGGGATCCGGTTCGAGGTCGTCGACGCGTCGTAGGGCGCGGTGTCACGGGGATATGTCTGGTATCGGTGCCCCAGGCAAGAGTCGAACTTGCGACCTTTCGCTTAGGAGGCGGCTGCTCTATCCACTGAGCTACTGGGGCGTTCGCAGATATCTTGCCATGGTGACGAGTCATACTACGGTTTGGGGTTCGAAGCGGTCTCAGGTCAAACTTGGGATTCTCGCGTAGGTTGAGTCACCGTCGACTCAACCCGAATCCCCCCCATACCAAGCGACGAGTGACGGTGATCTATGCCTAGCCCCTCCATGCCTCCCCGACGTGGGGGTGAGGACGCAGGCTCGGGCGTGTCCGGATTCGAGTGGATGTACGGCGCCGACGAAGCTGCAGACGAGGAGTTCGGAGGGACTCGTTCCGGCCGTGGTGCTCGGGCCGCCGACGTACCGATCGACCAGCCGTCGGCAGAGCCTGGTGGTGGACGGCGGGCCGCGCGTCCGCAGCCCGAGTTCGTGTCGCCACCGCCTCCCGGCCCTGCGCCGTCGGGTGGCGGCCGCCGGGCTGCGCGCCCGGTCCGCCAGGAACCGCCTCAGGCGGAGACCCCGGCCTCACGCCCGCCGCGCCCCGAACCTGCACGCCCCGAACCTGCACGCCCCGAACCTGCACGCCCCGAACCAGCGCGCGCTGAGCCGACGCGGCGGGAGCCGGCTCAAAGAGAGGTGCCCCGGGCCGAGCGCTACCAGGCGATGGGCCGGGGGAGCTCGCGGGCCACCCCGACGCCTGCCCCGCCCGCCCCTCAGGAGTGGGACGACCCCGACGCGACGATGGTGGCCCCGCCGCTGCGGGAGACGCCGCGCCGCGCGCGTCACGCACCTCCGGCACCGACTCCCGTTCCCCCTGTACACCCCGTGCCCTCTGCCGAGGAGACCGCGGTCGCGCCTGCGCAGGAGTGGTATCGCCAAGACCCCCAGCCGGCTCCGCCGGCGCCCAAGACCCCCGACCAGCAGCTCGCTCCGCCGGCTGCCCGCGAGTTCGACTGGAACGACCCCGGTGCGACCACCGTCGCGCCGCGCCCGGCCCCACCTGAGCAGCCCCATGGGCGTACGACCTCACGCGACGAGCTGCACGAGGCCCGCCACGAGGCCTACCCCGCCCCCGGGCGCCGGGACGCTGCGTACGCAGCGGGTTACGACGACGAGCCCTACGACGACTATGCGCCCCAGGATGGCTACGAGGAGCCGTACGCTCCCTATCCGGCCGACGAGCGCGAGGATCGCGACAAGCCGCGGATCAGCGTGTGGCAGGTGCTCAGCTCGACCTTGCTCGTGGTGGCGCTGGTCGTCGGGCTGTTCACCGTCTACACCTATCGCCACCTCCGGTCGAACATCGACACCGTCAGTCTCGGCGAGAAGGCCGCTGACATCGGGCCGAAGGAACCGATCAACATCCTGGTGATGGGTTCGGACAGCCGTGACTGCAAGGGCTGCGGCCTGGACGGCGAGAGCGGTGGCGGCTCGGACACCAACATCCTGCTGCACCTCTCCGCCAACCGAGAGTTCGCCTACGGCGTCTCCATCCCTCGCGACACGATGGTGGACCGGCCCTCCTGCAAGACCGAAGACGGCGATAAGACCTCGCCTGCCGAGTATGTGCGGTGGAACGAGGCGTACGCGACGGCCGGTCCGAAGTGCACGATCGACCAGCTGGAGTCTGTCGCCAGTGAGATGTGCGGCAAGAAGTGCGACATCACGGTCAACCATGTCGTGGTGGTGGACTTCGCAAGCTTCAAGGGCATGGTCGATGCCATCGAGGGGGTCGACGTCTGTCTTCCTGAAGAGGTCGACGACAAGTACACCGGCGCTCACTTCGACGCTGGCAAGCAGAAGCTGACCGGCGAGCAAGCCCTCAACTATGTGCGCCTGCGGCACGGCCTCGGCGATGGCGGTGACCTCGATCGGTCCAGGCGTCAGCAGGCTTTCATCGGGTCGATGGCGGCCAAGTTGCTCTCCGGCGACACGCTGTCCAGTCCTACAAAGGTGCTCAGCTTCCTGAATGCTGCGACCAAGGGGCTGACGATGGACGAGGCTCTCAAGGACAACCTCGACACGATGGCCCAGATCGGGGTCGGCTTCCAGAGCATCGGGATGGAGAACATCAAGTTCCTCACGATTCCGGTGGTCACCGATCCTCAGAATGAAAACACCGTCGTCCTCGACAAGGAGAAGGCGAAGAACGTCTTCAAGGCGATCGCCAACGACAAGCCGCTGACCAAGAAGATCGCCGCCGGCGCCCTGGACGCCGGGGAGGCCTCCGGCAAGAAGAGCAAGAAGCCGGACGACGCAGCGGCGGGTGAGGGTGCAACCGACGGTGCGACCGACGGCGAGACCGCCGGATCGGCGCCCAGCGACGAGCCCGATTCCACTGATTCGGCAGGCTCGGCGGCCGGCGGTGAGAGCAGCGGCGCCTCCGAGGAGGAGCTCGCCCAGATCGCCGAGGATGCGAAGGCGGCCCGCGAACGAGCAGGGCTGTGCTGATGTCCGAACCCGTTGAGCCGAAGGAGCCGGAGTGGAAGCGCAAGCAGAGGCTGGCGCGGATCTTCGGTGACGTACTTCCCGAGACGACCAAGGACGAGCGCGAGCCGTCGGCGGAGTCGGGGGAGTCAGGCGAGTCGGCGTCGGATCGATGGCTGAAATCGCAGGTGCCGCCTCACCACGGTGGGTGAGACGGCACCTGGGTTCGAACCGGTCAGCTGCCGCTGAGGCGGTCGCGGATCTGCTTGAGGATGTCGATCTCGGTCTCGCCCGGCTCGGGCTCCGGGAAGTAACGCTCCTTGGCGTGGGTGTAGGGCTTGACGATCATGAAGTAGACCACTGCGGCCATGATGACGAAGGCGATGACCGCGGTGAGCCAGGCGCCGAGGCTGACGCCACCCGGCTCGTAGTTCGAGAAGTTCGGCGTGCCGCCGACCTTTCCGATCAGGTCCATGATGACGTCGACTGTGGCGGTGACCACGGAGGCGAAGGCGGCGCCCATGATGAACGCGACCGCTAGCTTGATCAGGTCGCCTTGGAGCAGGAACTTCTTGAAACCGTTCATGTCTTGCTTTCTCCTGTTGCTCATTGTGTGAGGTGTAGGAGACCCCGGATGTGGCGTGCTGTGGACGTCAGTACGCAAAGGTGAGGTAACCGCCCACCCCTGCTGATGTGACGTCCTCGACGCTGTTCGCGGCGACTCCGACGATGACCAGACGCCCCGCCGAAGCGTTCGTGACGCCGAACCCGTCGGTCTTTCCCTGTGCTGAAGAATCATCGCGGTTCGTTCCGGCGGCTCGAGGGAGGCTGAGGATCAGCGTGTCGGTGGTGACCCGGGCGGTCTCGGCGGTGGCGGGATCGGTGGCGTAGAGGTCGACGGTGTCGCC
Coding sequences within:
- a CDS encoding MarR family winged helix-turn-helix transcriptional regulator, whose translation is MTAADEPVEDDRIDATRIEALVRLESELGMFLRRGKRAMSARGRMLHPDLPPGGYMLLTWLAEHGPVRASALVDGLGIDKGAVSRMVQTIIDLGLLERHPDPEDGRASLVSVTAKAREGLDRVARERRVRFNDRLADWSPDEIDQLSGMLSRYNEALERQGS
- a CDS encoding metal-dependent transcriptional regulator produces the protein MSDLIDTTEMYLRTIYELVEEGIVPLRARIAERLHQSGPTVSQTVARMERDGLLTVEGDRHLQLTDEGLRLATRVMRKHRLAERLLTDVIGLDWELVHEEACRWEHVMSETVERRLLDLLGDPTESPYGNPIPGLDELGGKPAGEDFMAGVQSLTAAAGTDRATVLVRRISEEMQKDESLMSALRRVGATPDQTVAIKATPDGVLLGSGGETAEIIPEAADHIFVKAL
- a CDS encoding Sir2 family NAD-dependent protein deacetylase; the encoded protein is MTLASASTTDSYAAALALLQDRPLVVLTGAGVSTDSGIPDYRSPGSPARQPMTYQQFISGPQERQRYWARSHLGWRRMGSAVPNAGHQALTRIDPELLITQNVDGLHEQASPELARSGRIVMLHGRVADVICLSCRTVSPRRDLQERMEVLNAGWAEAHADVESRPDGDVALEETQDFVVPDCDICGGILKPDVVFFGENVPKDRVARCMGAVDALEGRGVLLVAGSSLAVMSGYRFVRRAAKAAIPVVIVNRGVTRGDREAAYKLEVGTSEFLTTLAQRRSGGSGGA
- a CDS encoding DUF2277 domain-containing protein, with the translated sequence MCRNIRPLHNFEPPATNDEVAAAALQFVRKVSGTTKPSAANQEAFDRAVTEIAHITRHLLDDLVTNAPKKDREVEAAKRKARAEGRYAS
- a CDS encoding response regulator, whose product is MISVLLADGHDVVRVGVRTVLRPESGIEVVGEARTAAEARPLIATLRPDVLILDSYLPDSSGVALCREALAMKSDIRCLILATDGDDEVMSQAIMAGAAGYVLKQIEASSLVSGIRLVASGHTLFDPEAAAKVVHNVEERRRMHEVVAELTPQQRRILVLLAEGISNRQIADRLVLAEKTVKNHITGLLAKLGVSHRTQAALMASQLLEDGVVPRPAPPADDARQPKGAGPSGGPMPPHPRGPSPSRASGRTR
- a CDS encoding saccharopine dehydrogenase family protein — translated: MTNPRDLDIVLFGATGFTGGLVAEYLAEHAPQGLRWALAGRSLSRLEAVRDALGSADVELIQADVNDSSSLVALAARARVVITTVGPYLEFGEPLVKACAEAGTDYVDLTGEPEFVDKMFVNYDAVARANGARIVHACGFDSIPHDLGAFYTVRELAAGGEITEPLTMKGVVRSNATFSGGTFHSALGQMSRPRQMAAASRERRALEERPVGRRSRPAKPTAGRDRELGYWLLPLPTLDPFIVARSGQALEAYGPSFTYSHFAGTKTLRFAVGGAVGVGGLALAMQVPPLRAKLGERVKQGTGPSEGRREKSWFTVDFVAECGDRKIHTKVSGGDPGYTETAKMLAESALCLAFDTLPETSGSVTTAVAMGDALLARLQAAGIRFEVVDAS
- a CDS encoding LCP family protein, which translates into the protein MPRAERYQAMGRGSSRATPTPAPPAPQEWDDPDATMVAPPLRETPRRARHAPPAPTPVPPVHPVPSAEETAVAPAQEWYRQDPQPAPPAPKTPDQQLAPPAAREFDWNDPGATTVAPRPAPPEQPHGRTTSRDELHEARHEAYPAPGRRDAAYAAGYDDEPYDDYAPQDGYEEPYAPYPADEREDRDKPRISVWQVLSSTLLVVALVVGLFTVYTYRHLRSNIDTVSLGEKAADIGPKEPINILVMGSDSRDCKGCGLDGESGGGSDTNILLHLSANREFAYGVSIPRDTMVDRPSCKTEDGDKTSPAEYVRWNEAYATAGPKCTIDQLESVASEMCGKKCDITVNHVVVVDFASFKGMVDAIEGVDVCLPEEVDDKYTGAHFDAGKQKLTGEQALNYVRLRHGLGDGGDLDRSRRQQAFIGSMAAKLLSGDTLSSPTKVLSFLNAATKGLTMDEALKDNLDTMAQIGVGFQSIGMENIKFLTIPVVTDPQNENTVVLDKEKAKNVFKAIANDKPLTKKIAAGALDAGEASGKKSKKPDDAAAGEGATDGATDGETAGSAPSDEPDSTDSAGSAAGGESSGASEEELAQIAEDAKAARERAGLC
- a CDS encoding MscL family protein; the encoded protein is MNGFKKFLLQGDLIKLAVAFIMGAAFASVVTATVDVIMDLIGKVGGTPNFSNYEPGGVSLGAWLTAVIAFVIMAAVVYFMIVKPYTHAKERYFPEPEPGETEIDILKQIRDRLSGS